Proteins encoded in a region of the Pseudomonas sp. PDNC002 genome:
- the moaB gene encoding molybdenum cofactor biosynthesis protein B encodes MSHLSTQEFQPLEIAVLTVSDTRSLHNDTSGQALVTSLQRAGHALAERRLVIDDIYQIRAVVSAWIADPKVQVGLITGGTGFTARDNTPQAVAPLLERTVDGFGELFRQVSMEEIGTSTIQSRAIAGITNGTLICCLPGSTGACLTAWEKILVQQLDSRTKPCNFVPHLKRLPERPVLACGTRS; translated from the coding sequence ATGAGCCATCTGAGCACCCAGGAATTCCAGCCGCTGGAGATTGCGGTCCTCACCGTCAGCGATACCCGCAGCCTGCACAACGATACCTCCGGCCAGGCCCTGGTCACCTCGCTGCAACGCGCCGGCCATGCTCTCGCCGAGCGCCGGCTGGTTATCGACGACATCTACCAGATCCGCGCCGTGGTCTCGGCCTGGATTGCCGACCCCAAGGTCCAGGTCGGCCTGATCACCGGCGGCACCGGCTTCACCGCCCGCGACAACACCCCGCAAGCTGTCGCCCCGCTGCTGGAGCGCACCGTGGATGGTTTTGGCGAGCTGTTCCGCCAGGTATCCATGGAAGAGATCGGCACCTCCACCATTCAGTCCCGCGCCATCGCCGGCATCACCAACGGCACGCTGATCTGCTGCCTGCCCGGCTCCACGGGGGCCTGCCTGACAGCGTGGGAAAAGATCCTCGTCCAGCAGTTGGACAGCCGCACCAAACCCTGCAATTTCGTTCCCCATCTCAAGCGCCTGCCTGAGCGCCCAGTGCTGGCCTGCGGTACCCGGTCATGA